In Desulfovibrio litoralis DSM 11393, a genomic segment contains:
- a CDS encoding lysine exporter LysO family protein: protein MLEVICSMLLGGFIGFFFKKHTWFLNGADKITKPVLYLLLFLLGLSLGSNAQIMSQISTLGLQAVIIGFCCTFISALIVFFLDKFYFVKLVEFSRYIKVNSEQQAPQAEQEKKQRFISSSIIASVLSSFYILAAFGCGIVIALFSYHPEFLTNKELVPRVFYFLLVCVGVGIGSNLNWIHIIRQYSYKVVYVPLVVAFGTLLGAFIATFLLWLLPLEQTTLSLKDVSAISCGFGYYSLSSLLLTQIANPVIGSIALLANIFRELLSLVATPLLVRWFGKMSPIGAAASTSMDTALPVITAYSGEIYGIIAIFNGMILTLSVPLVLPLFY, encoded by the coding sequence ATGCTTGAAGTTATCTGTTCTATGCTTTTAGGCGGATTTATTGGTTTTTTCTTTAAAAAACATACTTGGTTTTTAAACGGTGCGGATAAAATTACTAAACCTGTTCTTTATTTGTTACTTTTTTTATTGGGTTTAAGCTTAGGTAGTAACGCTCAAATTATGAGTCAAATTTCGACTCTTGGTTTGCAGGCGGTAATTATCGGTTTTTGTTGTACTTTTATTTCGGCATTAATAGTTTTTTTCTTGGATAAATTTTATTTTGTTAAGTTGGTTGAGTTTAGTCGTTATATTAAAGTCAACTCTGAACAACAAGCACCTCAAGCTGAACAAGAAAAAAAACAACGCTTTATTTCGTCTTCTATTATTGCGAGTGTATTAAGCAGTTTCTATATTTTAGCCGCTTTTGGGTGTGGAATTGTTATTGCTTTATTTTCATATCACCCTGAATTTTTAACGAATAAAGAATTAGTTCCGAGAGTTTTTTATTTTTTGTTGGTCTGTGTTGGTGTGGGCATTGGTTCAAATTTGAATTGGATTCATATTATACGCCAATATTCTTATAAGGTTGTTTATGTGCCTTTGGTGGTTGCTTTTGGAACCTTGCTTGGGGCTTTTATTGCAACTTTTTTGCTTTGGCTTTTGCCTTTGGAACAAACAACGTTAAGTTTAAAAGATGTGAGTGCCATTTCTTGCGGCTTTGGTTATTATAGTCTAAGTAGCTTATTATTAACACAAATAGCCAACCCCGTAATTGGTTCTATCGCTCTTTTGGCAAATATTTTTCGAGAGCTTTTAAGTTTAGTGGCGACCCCTTTGCTAGTGCGTTGGTTTGGTAAAATGTCGCCGATAGGAGCGGCCGCCTCTACGTCGATGGATACTGCGTTACCTGTGATTACTGCTTACTCCGGTGAAATTTATGGAATTATCGCAATATTTAATGGAATGATTTTGACTTTATCGGTTCCTTTAGTTTTACCTTTGTTTTATTAG
- a CDS encoding cupin domain-containing protein, which produces MSKTTLGQRVSKLRIVKDLTREQLAELSGLSLEFITTLEEEDLYPSIGPLQKIARALGVRLGTFMDDLVAKDPVIIKKDACTSDLVMQKTRNNSVKYTYYSLGKGKSDRNMEPFLIEISPDEEETKTQQMHQGEEFIIVQAGKLLVRYGKDEHILLAGDSIYFNSTTPHYVTAYGDQPCTIYAVIYNPA; this is translated from the coding sequence ATGTCTAAAACAACGCTAGGACAAAGAGTTTCTAAATTACGCATAGTAAAAGACTTAACAAGAGAACAACTTGCCGAACTTTCGGGTTTATCGTTGGAATTTATTACTACGCTTGAAGAAGAAGACCTTTACCCTTCTATCGGACCTTTACAAAAAATAGCCAGAGCTTTAGGCGTTCGTCTAGGCACTTTTATGGACGATTTGGTAGCAAAAGATCCGGTTATCATAAAAAAAGATGCCTGTACCAGTGATTTGGTTATGCAAAAAACACGTAATAACTCAGTTAAATATACCTATTATTCTTTAGGAAAAGGCAAAAGTGATCGTAACATGGAGCCTTTTTTGATTGAAATTTCACCCGATGAAGAAGAAACCAAAACACAACAAATGCACCAAGGTGAAGAATTTATTATTGTTCAGGCGGGCAAACTTTTGGTGCGTTATGGAAAAGATGAACATATTTTGTTAGCAGGCGACAGTATCTATTTTAATTCAACAACTCCGCATTATGTTACGGCTTATGGCGACCAACCTTGCACTATTTATGCGGTAATTTATAACCCTGCGTAA